The Candidatus Manganitrophaceae bacterium sequence GTAAATGAGTGCAGGAACGGCAGTATTCTATGAGAGAAGGAAGAGCATCGCACCGATTGATTTTACAGATCGGCGGAGAGCCGAACGAAGAAGTAATTTAGAGTCCCCTTCGTCCGAGCGGAGGCGCCTCGCCTCGCAACTTCGGCGATTTGATCGAGAGGTCATCCGCATCCCCGTTCATCTTCATGTAGATGGAAAAGAGATATCAGGACACACTCAAAATATCAGCTTGAGTGGACTGCTTATATTAATTAGCGATCCTCTACCAGCAGGCACTCCGGTCACTCTTCAGATTTCTTTTGGCGAAAGTTTCTGTTATTTAAACATCAGTGGTCAAGTTGTCTTCTGTAGCGCGGGAAAAAACAATGGGACTAATCATTATATAAGTGGAATTAAATTTTCTGCCATCCATGATTTCGATCAAAAAATACTTAGCACGGCCATTCACGCACTCAAGCAAAATACAATAACAGAGGGGAAGTCATCAGTGAGCGTTACCATTGCTAAGGATAACATGTCCCAAGGTATTTTAGATTTTCACTATCAAACCTTGAAATCTCTTGAAGAGAAAGTAAGACCTGCTATTCGAAAATCGACTGTTCACGCGTCAAAAATTGTCGGCTGGGGCTCCTACCTGCCACCCCAAGAGATCACGGCCGAAGAGATTAATAAAATGTTTAGAGCAGAAGGGTACAAAAATGTCGGAGCGGTTGTTGAGACTCTCACCGGGATTAAGTCACGGCGCTATGCTAGCGCCGATCTTTTTCCCTCTGATTTAGCAGGTATGGCTGCTCGAGATGCGTTGAATAATGCGGGTATGGATGCAAAAGATCTCGATGTAATTATTTATTGTGGTATAGCCAAAGACTTCGATGAACCCGCCACTGCGATTGTGGTTCAAGATAAAATCGGAGCAAAGGATGCTTACGCTTTTGATCTGGTCAATGCCTGTAATGGATTTGTTACCGGCATAGATATTCTTGATTCTATGATTGCTTCCGGACGATGTGAAAACGGCATGGTGGTAACGGGCGAAAAAGTATCAATCGCGATCGATTGGGAACCAAAGACAAAAGACGATTTTAAATTATGTATCTTCAGCTATACTATTGGGGATGCAGGCGGAGCAGCAGTCTTGACGAGAGCAACGGTGAATGAACCCAGGGGAATACGTGCGAGATGGTTTTCATCAAACAGTGAGTACTGGAGACTCGCACTTGCGGGCACCCTTGAAGGAGCAAATGAACATAATAAATTCTTTAGGTCCCACGGGACTGACCTGGAAACAGCTGCTGTTAAATTAGCTCCGAAGGGATTAGAAAAAATCATGCAGATACTGAATTGGAATATGGAAGACATCAGTTTAGTCATACCTCACCAGATACCTACAACGTTTACAGACAATCTATATCATAAGGCAATGGGAATTCCGCACGATAAACTAATGTGGACATTTCCATATTATGGAAACATTGCTACAGCCAGTATGCCCATTGCAATGTGCGAAGCAATAAGAACAAAAAGAGTTAAACAGGAAGACAAAGTACTATTAGCCGGGATTGCTGCTGGCTT is a genomic window containing:
- a CDS encoding PilZ domain-containing protein, giving the protein MSAGTAVFYERRKSIAPIDFTDRRRAERRSNLESPSSERRRLASQLRRFDREVIRIPVHLHVDGKEISGHTQNISLSGLLILISDPLPAGTPVTLQISFGESFCYLNISGQVVFCSAGKNNGTNHYISGIKFSAIHDFDQKILSTAIHALKQNTITEGKSSVSVTIAKDNMSQGILDFHYQTLKSLEEKVRPAIRKSTVHASKIVGWGSYLPPQEITAEEINKMFRAEGYKNVGAVVETLTGIKSRRYASADLFPSDLAGMAARDALNNAGMDAKDLDVIIYCGIAKDFDEPATAIVVQDKIGAKDAYAFDLVNACNGFVTGIDILDSMIASGRCENGMVVTGEKVSIAIDWEPKTKDDFKLCIFSYTIGDAGGAAVLTRATVNEPRGIRARWFSSNSEYWRLALAGTLEGANEHNKFFRSHGTDLETAAVKLAPKGLEKIMQILNWNMEDISLVIPHQIPTTFTDNLYHKAMGIPHDKLMWTFPYYGNIATASMPIAMCEAIRTKRVKQEDKVLLAGIAAGFSVGLIGLIS